One Alosa alosa isolate M-15738 ecotype Scorff River chromosome 22, AALO_Geno_1.1, whole genome shotgun sequence DNA segment encodes these proteins:
- the LOC125288057 gene encoding protein BCCIP homolog, whose translation MASSAKRRAIGVGKNPDEDEGDSSDERIDDDDGDSEEDSDESEEEINEEVVVDFEAHTISDNDFNGIKKLLQQLFLKAHVNMSELTDIIIQQNHIGSVIRQADVPEDSDDDDPDEVFGFISMLNLTERKGVECVEQIKELVLAHCEKACPPTVTEQLEKALNDTTKPVGLLLSERFINVPPQIALPLHKQLQDEILEAQRTNKPSGKCHYCLMISKTCKEVKKTIPNRGAPKEDMMFVNAEEEFFHEQASVKFQYSVQEETDSCLSGRWSFDDVPMKPYRTVMLVPMDKMGVIMDKLKEYLTV comes from the exons ATGGCTTCATCAGCGAAAAGGCGAGCAATTGGTGTGGGGAAAAATCCTGATGAAGATGAAGGCGACAGCTCAGATGAGAGAATTGACGACGACGATGGAGACTCAGAAGAAGATAGTGATGAGTCCGAGGAAGAAATCAACGAG GAGGTGGTAGTAGATTTTGAGGCTCACACAATATCAGACAATGACTTCAATGGGATAAAGAAGTTGCTACAACAG TTGTTTTTGAAGGCCCACGTTAATATGTCTGAGCTCACTGACATCATTATCCAGCAGAATCACATTGGAAGCGTCATTCGG CAAGCAGATGTTCCTGAagacagtgatgatgatgatccaGACGAAGTTTTTGGCTTCATAAGTATGCTGAATCTAACAGAGAGAAAG ggtgtggagtgtgtggagcAGATTAAGGAGCTGGTTCTGGCCCATTGTGAGAAGGCTTGTCCCCCCACCGTCACTGAGCAGCTTGAGAAGGCCTTGAATGACACGACCAAACCGGTGGGGCTGCTGCTGAGCGAGCGCTTCATCAATGTGCCCCCCCAGATCGCCCTGCCCCTCCATAAGCAGCTCCA AGATGAGATTTTAGAAGCACAGAGGACCAACAAACCCAGTGGGAAATGCCATTACTGTCTGATGATCAGCAAGACCTGCAAGGAGGTGAAGAAGACCATCCCTAACAGAGGAGCCCCAAAGGAGGATATGATGTTTGTGAATGCAGAGGAGGAGTTTTTCCATGAG CAAGCGTCTGTAAAGTTCCAGTACTCAGTCCAGGAGGAGACAGACTCATGCCTGAGTGGAAGGTGGTCGTTTGATGACGTGCCGATGAAGCCGTATCGCACTGTCATGTTGGTTCCCATGGACAAAATGGGAGTTATAATGGACAAACTCAAGGAGTACCTCACTGTTTGA